CACACCCGGATGGAATGTAGTAAGAGATAAAAACAACCGGGGATCCGTTGATTTCGATTACCTGAAATATGCGGCTTCAAAAGGAATAATGCAACAGGTTGTTCCCTGGCAAAAATTTGACCACCCCGATTTTCCGGGCAAAACAGTGGAAATCGGCGGAATTAAGCCATTTGTCGCTTTGAATCCGCCTATGAAAGTTATTGATTCCATATCAGGACCGCATTATGAATTCATGTTGCAACTGGCCCGGATGCATCCTTCATTAAAATTCAGCTCAGTAAAAGTTTTGCGGAATTCCGGAGATCTTTACCAGGTAGAAGCCGAAATCACCAATACCGGAAGTCTGCCGACAATGGCCTATCCTGCCGTACACAGCAAATGGGTAAAAATGGTGCGTCTTGACATTCTCACCTCAAAATCGCAGGTTATTTCAGGTGGCAAAAAAGTTTTCCTGTTTGACCGGATTGATCCGGGCGAATCCCAAAAAGTCATCTGGCTTGTTAACGGAAAAGGCAAAGTAGTTCTGAAAGCCGGTTCACCGCAAACCGGGATTGTGGCACGTGATGTTGAACTCAATTAAATTGTAAAATGAAAATCGCCGCTATATTTTTCAGCCTATTCCTTTTTTCGGTTTTAGCCATTAAAGGACAGGATGTACCCTATTTTTTCAAATCGGCCGGTTCACCTTCGGATCCAAAGGTGAAGATCATGTGGAACACATACTACACTTACGAAGGCCTCACCGACCTGTGCAATAAAATTGCCAATGCCTATCCTGACCTGGCACAGATTTCATCAATCGGAAAATCATATGAAGGAAGGGATTTGATTTTGCTTACAATTACAAATTTTAAGAATAAGAAGCCGGATGAGAAACCGGGCTACTACATCGACGGGAACATTCATTCGAATGAAGTGCAGGGATCCGAGATTGCGCTGTACACGGCATGGTACCTGACTGAAATGTATGCTTCAAATGATTTTATCCATGAACTGCTTGATGATAAAGTATTTTACATTATTCCGACAATAAATCCGGATGCCAGGAATAATTACATGCTTAAGCCGAATACCATGCACAGTCCAAGGTCAGGAATGATTCCAGTTGACGATGACCGTGACGGGATAACTGATGAGGATGGTTATGATGATCTGGATGGTGATGGAAGTATAGCTTATATGCGACGGAAGACGCCTTACGGCCGGTACAATATTGACCCTGCAAATCCGGACAGAATGGCCCGTACAGACGTCACACGGTTCGGACAATACGAAATCCTCGATGATGAAGGAACGGATAACGACGGGGACGGACTGGTAAACGAAGATCCTGTGGGGTATTACGATCCGAACCGCGATTGGTCATTTAACTGGCAGCCCGACTACATACAGGATGGAGCGCTGCCCTACCCTTTTTATGCACCTGAAAACCTGGCAGTGAGGAACTTTGTTGTAAATCATCCTAATATTGCCGGGGCCCAGTCATATCATAATTACGGGGGACAAATTCTCAGGGGACCAGCGCAATCGGCATACACAGAGCTTTATGACAATGATGACGAATCCCTTCTGAACACTGTAGGGAGGATGGGTGAGAAAATGTTGCCCGGCTATAAATTTGTTACACTCTGGAAAGATCTGTACCCTGTTTACGGCGGTGAAATCGACTGGTTTTACGGGGCAAGGGGTATTTATGTGTTTTCGAACGAATTGTTCACAGAGCAAATGTATTTCGGTAAAGAACAGAATTCCCAGAATGACAGGCTCGATTTCGATAAATACCTTCTTTTCGATGATGCAGCCATACCATGGAAACCTTATAATCATCCGCAATACGGGCAAATCGAGATTGGTGGTACAAATAAAAATTTCGGACGGCCTGATCCCGGTTTCCTGCTGGAATCGGATGCCCACCGGAATATGGCATTCACTATTTATCATGCCTACCAGACACCTTTAATAGAAATTGATACAATTGAAGTAAAGGATGCCGGAAAAGGAATGCAGGAGGTAACTGTTTCCATTGTAAACAAGCGCATTTCGCCTACCCGCTCGGGACAGTGCCGCAAATATAATATTGATGCCAAAGATCGTGTTACCATAGAGGGGGTCAAAGCCCTTGGCAAAATGATCGTAAAAGACAGGGACCTTAACATTTCAGAAGTTCAAACCGGTGAACCTTCCGTTATTATACTTGATAATATTCCCGGGATGACTGTTGTAAGAGTGAGGTGGATTACGGAGAAAAGCCGGCACTTCCAGGTAACAGTGGAAAGCACCAAGGGAGGAAAAACAACAGCCGCTTATTAATTATGATAAAGACAAATGCTGCCCGAATCCTGGATCAACTAAGAATACACTACGATCTGGTCTCGTACGAGGTAGATGAATCCGATTTAAGTGCCGTTGCAGTTGCTCGGAAAATTGGCCAGGATATTGAAAAGGTATTCAAAACGCTTGTCCTTCGCGGAGATAAAACAGGAGTTTTTGTCTGCATTATTCCTGGTGCTGAAGAACTGAACCTGAAAAAGGCGGCCCATGTATCCGGGAATAAGAGCGCAGAAATGGTGGCTGTTAAGGAGATCACGGAACTCACAGGGTACATTCGGGGTGGATGTTCTCCGGTGGGAATGAAAAAGAAATACCCCACCTATATCGATGAAACCTGCACATTATACGACTTTATTTATGTAAGCGCCGGCGTCAGGGGTCTCCAGTTCAAAATATCACCCGGTGACCTGATCTCCGTTGCCTCGTGTGTTATATCCGACCTCGTCTGACTTATTTTAATACCCCTGCTGTAATATATGATGGGTTTTCTGCAGAATGGTAAACCCTTATATTGGCTTTGATAAAGTCCTCAGGACGGGCAAAAAAGATATTGTCGACAAATTTCTGGGGATTCAAATCAACGAGCGGAAACCATGTGCTCTGGATCTGAATCATGATCCGGTGACCTTTTTTAAAGTTATGTAACACATCCTGCAACTCCAGGTTAACTTCCGTTATTTCACCGGGTTTAAAAGGAACAGCATGATCATATCCCTGCCTGAAGCGACCGCGGATCACTTCACTCCTGATCATCTGCTGGTATTCGCTCATTTCCATCTTCGGACGGGTTGAAGGGTTATTGGGAGTGTTTACAGGATACAGGTCAATGAGCTTCACTATAAAATCGGCATCACTGCCCGATGTTGACACTTTAATATGCGCTGTGAGAGGACCGGCAAGAACCACATCATTATCAAGCACCCTGGTTGAATAAACGAGCACATCCGGTCTTCGTGCGGCAAAGCGCTGATCATCGGTCATATATTCCTTTGTCATTCCAAATGCAATATCTTCAATATAAGGTACCGGCTTTTGAGGATCGCTTGTGTATTCATCAAAATTGCTTGTATTTTGGCCAGGAGTTCCAATTGAAACAGAACCACCGGAGGACAGGTATAAGTTTGTCATAGCGATGTTTTTGGGTGGCCACTGTTCGAATTTTTTCCACTTATTTTCGCCTGTCATAAACATCGTGGCTTCAGCCAATTTCAGATTGCCTTTACCCTTCAGATAGTAATTGAAGAAAGGAAGTTCAATACTATCCCTGTAGTATTCCGAGTTCTTCGCACCAAAGGAAACGTTGCCGAGGTACGAGCCGTCAGTCCGTGCCCATCCGCCATGGATCCAGGGGCCAATGACAATAGAACTGTTTGCTTTTGGATTATTCTTTTCAATCGACTGGTAAGTATGGAAAGTACCGTATAAATCCTCAGCATCATACCAACCGCCAACCACCAGCATGGCAGGCTTAATGTTTTTAAGGTGTGGTAAAATATTCCTTTCCTGCCAGAATGCATCATAGTTCGGGTGTTGTATAACCTCATTCCAGAAAGCAATGCTGTCGCCAAAATAAGTGGATTTAATCTTTGAAAGCGGTTCAAGGGTCGAGAAAAAGCTATAGCCGTCAGGTGTTTCAAAACTCCAGGGCTGCAACCAGTCGGTTTGCTTTTTATGCCTCGGCAGATCCATAAGGGCAATGAAATCAAAGTTGGCAGCCAGGAAAAAAGCACCATGGTGGTGCATGTCGTCAAAAAACCAGTCGCCGATAGGAGCCTGCGGTGAAATGCAAACCAACGCCGGATGAGCATTAATGGCGGCACAGGAAGAATAATAGCCCGGATAGGAAATGCCCCACATCCCGACTTTCCCATTATTATTTTTGATATTTTTTACAAGCCAGTCGATTGTATCCCAGGCATCGGAACTTTCATCCACATCAGTGTTTTTGGTTTTGTTTTCAATGAACGGTGTCATATGCCTGAAAACGCCGTCGGACATGAACCGGCCTCGTACATCCTGGAAAACGAATATAAAACCTTCTTTCAGAAATTGCGGAAACAATCCCCTTCGGAAAGAGAATCCCATATCATCACCGTAAGGCGGCACTCCATAGGGAGTGCGGTTGAACAAAACCGGATATGCAACAGATTGATCTTTTGGCGAATACACTACAGTATACAGCCTGGCACCGTCACGCATCGGTACTTCATATTCTGCTTTTGTGTAATGCTGCGCAAGGTAAAGTGAATCGGGATCTGAAGCATAACTATTCAATGCGGAAGTAATAATAAAAATCAGGGTGTAAAAATATTTCATCAGATATTGGTTTTCTGCAAAATTAAATTGAATGCACTAACAATCCAAACCCCATAATGGTATGTGTAATTGATTGTCATAAAAAAACACATGAACCACTTCCAGAATATCCTGCAAAGCAATAATTTAGCCATATATCCGTTTCAATAATATGCGTTATTTCATTTTCATTTCGTTACTTTTTTGCAGTTTCTTCAATGCCGCGGGAACTGGTGGCGGCGATGGAAAATTTGATTTCTGGATCGGGTTCAAAGGCGGTATTAATTTCTCAACTGTAATACCAGCAAAGCGTTTTTCGGTATTGCAACCATCTGGAGGTATGGAACCCACAGCCGGGAGAAAGAATTATAAACCTTTTTACAGGAATCCGGGTTACCAGTACGGATTTGTGGGACTTGTAAGAATAACCAGGTCTCTTTTGATTGGAATTGAACCAACTTTCAGCAGTTACACATTTAAATATACCTCATTTCTGCAATGGACTGACGCCGCTAATCCCGGGAACCGCCTTGAAATAGAAAGCAATTTTACTGACAGGTTGAAGTACTTTGAGATTCCGCTTGAAATCAGGTATGAGCTTGGATCGGGCCAAATCAGGCCATTCCTGGCCGGAGGATTTTTTTATTCACTTTTAACCGGGGCCAATGGCAATATCAGTTCAGTTACCACTCAATATATCAATGAAACAGGCATTGAACTGGATAACAATTCAACCACGGGTGAGAATTCCGGAAGTTATATAAAAACGCGCCTGGCTGCTTTCCCTGGCGCAGGTTTTTTCGCTGATCTCAGCTGGGTTACCCTGTTTGCAGAAGCCGACTATTTTATCAGCCTGCACAATATTGTAAACGAATCAAAACGATACTCGAACCAGCAGAATGCCGGCGGATCCTATAATGTGCCGGATAACCTCGTATTTAACAATCTGGTCATTAATGTCGGTGTACTGTTCAATATTAATCAAAACCTTAAATCCGGCGGAGGCGGGAAAGGAAAAGGTTCTGCTGTGCCCTGCCCGGTATTTAAAAGCAAACGATAATTTATGAAGCTCCTGAAATCCGCCATCCTGTTTGAAAAGATAATTATCCCGACTGTCTTCGGCCTTTTATTCACATCATGTGATATTAAAAAATCGGATGCCGATCCGTCTGAAACTTTCACAGCAGTGTATGATAATCCCGATATGAACCTTGCTCTTTACCCGGTTGATTTTGTTCAAACCGGGGACAAAGGCTACCTTGTATTATCGGTTTATACGGATACCGCCCTGAGCACTTTTCCGCTTATAAAATTGATGAAGGCGGACAAGAGTGGCAAAATGATCAAGGAGTTGATAGTCGAAAACTCCTATTGCAGCGCAGTACCTACGCTAATGCAGCAGGGAAATGCCTTGCAGTTTACCTGTATGGATGCGGTTAATCAGAATATTAAACTTTTGGAAACAACTGAAGATTTGTCGGGAATTACTGAAATTTCCGAATTGAACGGTAAGTACCCGCTTTATTTATATGCGGCAGAGGACGGTTTTGTTGTTCTTTCTTTTGACCGGATCGCAAGAACATCAGTTGTAACAAAATACTCGACCGGCGGAGGCCAGGTTTGGCAGAAGAGTTTAAATATCAACGAAGATTTCAAAAACCAGGTGGAAAACCATCTGAAAAAAGGGAAGCAGTTTCCTTTTTTTATAGCCCCTGCCGGGTCATCAACCACACATTACATGATCAATTGTTTTTACAACTATACGATGACCCTGCTGTTTTTAAACGCCTCCACCGGAAATCAAACCGGTCAGCTGAATACTTACCAGGACGACGCAGCCATAAGCGCTGCAGTTTACATGGCTTCAAACCTGTTTTCGGTCTCACGTTATTATATGGGTGAAAACTATATCTTCCCTTCGGTGACACTTAATCTTGATGGGTTGCAGGGGGCTGATACATTCGAAGACACCAGGTTGCCTGAATTGGAGGAAAATGCTTCTTCAAAAATGCTGATGACCACAATACACAATAAAGAAGTCATTGTATTTGCAAGCGAAACCAAATCCAACCGGATAGTTTTATATTTCTTTGAAAAACCAGGCGGAAGATTAATGGCAACAAAATCGCTTAACTCAACAAACCCTGTAAGCGTGGCAGACCTCATAGCAACAGATGACGGAGGATTGGCGATTCTGGCACAAACTTATGTAGCCGGCAGGTTTCCAAGAATTGCCATATTCAAAGTCGCTGCCGGCGACATAAAGTTCTGATCCTACCTTTTTACAACTTTAATAGTTTCTCTTGTCATACCATTCTGAAACTCAATAATGTATTCACCTGCACTGAACCGTGCAAGACTGATCGTGAAGGAATGTTTTCCTGAAACAGCCTGAGTATCCTTTTGCCTGGCAAGTTCTCTTCCGTTCAGATCGAAAAGTTTAATTATAACCGTCGACGGCCTGTCGATCGAATAACTTACAGCCGTTTCATTTATAACCGGGTTTGGAAAACATCCCAATAAACCTGACCGGCCGGCAGGTATTTTACCAATTCCGGTTGCACCGGCTATCAGGTCAAGCCTTTGATCAACCCACTCATTAAAACCGGTAGCCTGCATGGCCTCATCCGATGCGCCAAACCAGTCCTGTACAACCGACGTGTAAACCTGCCTGTAATCGGTTGTATACACAAGGTTGCCGTTATGAAGATTACCCAGGTCGGGGTTTGTTCCAAGGATGCCACCTTTCAGTCCTTTCCCGAAAAGGAAAACAGGACTTGCTGTACCGTGGTCGGTGCCATAGCTTGCATTGGAGTGAACCCTCCGGCCGAATTCAGTGAATGTCATTGTCAGTACATTGTCTTCAATGTCCATTGAAGCCATATCATCCTGAAAGGCCTTTATGGCAGAGGACAAGTGGTAAAGCAGCGCTGCATGGGTTCCGAGTGTTGAATCGTATGTTTCAACCTGCTGGCCGTGCAAATCAAATCCGCCAATCCGGCAGAAGAATATCCTCGTTTTCAGTCCGCCCTTGAGAAGCCGGGCTACAAGTCTCAACTGTCCTGACAACGGATTACTTAAAAATGGCTCCGGAGCGCTTAGGGGGTATGCTTCTGGGTAGGAAACCGCCGAATTGCTGCCGTTATCATAGCATTCCTTCAGACGACCAGCATATTGATTTGATTTCTTCTCTAGAGCGGCAAGGTATCGCAACTCATCTCCGGCATGGCTGTCGGGATATACTATAGGAGGATTTATACCGACTGTTGTAATTAACTGGTAAAACTGTTCGGGGTTATGGATATTAATTCCCATTGGTATTCCTTCCTCCCGGTGGAAAGCAATGCTCATCACATTTCCCATCTCAATGCCTATAGGGTCAGGCATGGTTTCATCCGGATATGCATCGGGGTATCCCGGGTATTCGTGGTTGAGGAATCTTCCCATCCATCCTGAAGAATAATCGGTTATCGAATCGCCACCCATGAAAACAATATCGCGGCCTTTGAAATGGGACATATTCATATTAGGATAACCAACATTCTGTACAATGGCGGCTTTCCCCTGGTCATATAACTGTTTGAATCCGATCATATCGGGATGAAGGCCCACCTGGTCTTCAACAGGCAATGAAGTGTCCACATTAATGAATTTCCGTAACCCGCTGTCAGGAATGGCAATGTTTGCGCGAAAATTATAATACGTATCGTACTGATTTACGGGAATCAAAGAATTCAATGCATCGTTACCACCGTGTAGTTGTACAAAAATGAGAACATTGTTATTATTACCCGCCGCAGCGCCAAGTTTAAGATAATTATTTGCTGCCAGCAATCTCACCGGCACTCCGCCAAGCATCATAGAACCGGCAGAGGCAACACCTATATTGCGAATGAAATTTCTTCTTTTCATGATTGGGTTGTTTTAAAATAACTGGAATTCAGGAGTCTGCATTAAAGAAGCGAGAAGCGTTTCAAGCCTTTCCCTGACAACTGTGTCATCTGATGAGGACAGATATTGCGACCATTCGGAAGACCATGTTTCAGGAGGAAGATTTTCAAGAAACACATCGTTAAGAAAGTAATTCTGCCTGTCGGTGTCAATTTCAACAGCCAGCAGGTATTTGGTAATTGTATTCACAACCTGCGATGCATCAGAAGGTGTTGAGAATTCACCTGAATTTTTTACCCAATCCACCGCATCGAGCCGGAAACCACAGTCAATTCCTTCATTCAAGCGGTTCATCAGAATATTCGAAAAATGATACCGGTTACCAATGGCGTTCGGTGTGATCCAGTCGCGATAATATGACGGTGCCTGGCTGTATGGCGGATATCCTGAAACATCGATTGGCTCATAAAAATCAAGTCCCTGGTCTGCCAGGAAAGGCAAAATACCGGCTAAATAAGCTTTGTTGTAAAGATCAGCAGTATTTCCCGGCATATCAACACCGAAGAACCGTAACGTACCAACAATAAGTTCGAGAGGACTTTTAATAATGGCACCGATAGAATTATCAGAAGTGACAGGGGTATCGGTATCGAAGAAGTGCTGACTTGAAAGCAGCTGCCGCAAAACAGGGGCAAATTCATAATTATTATCCCTGAAGGTAGCAGCAAGAGGTTCAATAATGTCAGACTCAATTTCAGCTGTAATTTCCCAATAAACAAAAAACCGGTAAAGTTTCCGGCATATAAAGCGGGCAGTCTCCTCACGGGCGAAAATCATTTCAATCAGATCATCATACTCCTTTAATGTCGCAGCCTTTGTTGGCTGGTCTTCAATAATTTCAGAAGGGGATATGGTTTGATTATCAAATGCCGCCGAAAAGACTTTCGTTGTTTTGTCATGGCGCACTGCGAGGTCCGTTGCCGGGATGCCCTGAGAAACCTCTGTCTGGAGTATCCCGCAGGGTATTTGGGTATCGGGATCGAGATTTGTAAACGTTTCATCGAATTTCCACCCTGTAAGAATTTTGCAGGCTGATTTAATATCGTCCTCGGTGTAATTGGTGTAGTTGCCGTCACCCACTTGTGTTCCCCTGCCAACAGAATACAGTTCAAACATTTCACGGGCAAAATTCTCGTTAGGACTGTCTTTATCGTTAGTATCGCCGTCGATATAACGAAGCATCGCGTTTTCAAGACATACCTTTTTAAAAAGATCCTTGAAATTGCCAAGAGCATAATACCTGTAAAGAACGTTCTGATAGTAAATAGCTTCGCTGCTGTTTATAACACTCCAGGCAACCGGAAGATGCGTATGCAGAAAATAAGTCATCCGTTCCGTAAGATTACTGCCCGAAAGCCGCATCTGTTCAATGTGCCATGCTTTAAAATAGCTGAAGAGAATATCCTGGCTGCTGTTCACATCTTCAACAGCGGCGGGATAATCAGGAGGATCAACCCATGTGGTGCCCGTTTTAAGGTCAACAGGAGGCACAGGGACAGGTTGAGATGACAACAATGTGTTAAGTGCTTCAGCCGGCGTTAATGGCGCGAATGTCCTGATATCGGACGGAGAAGGTCCCCACGTTGCACGCCGGAGCAAATGGGCAGCATTCCTTTCGCCAAGGTTTCCTGCAATTGGATTTAGTGATGCCATGAAAATTGGTTTAGAATTGTTTTGAAATTAACGATTATTGCTGTTAGCGTTTGAGGTTTGAGGTTTGATGTTTTAATGATAGAACGCTGATTTATATTAATATAGTATGGAAAGCTATTACATTTCCCTGGTTTTTGCAAGCATTTCGGAAGTCTTGCGGCTTAATGTTTTTACTGTTGAAATCAACCTGGGGTCATTGCGATAGCCGGCAAACCATGGTCCGTACTCAAGCTGGGCGTAATCAATCCATCCGGATTGGATTGCTTTTGATAACCATTCAAAAGCTTTATCATGCTGGCCCAGGATCGCGTAAATACCGGAGATGTTAAAAGGAATGTTCTTATCCTGTGAATTTTTCCTGATCTCCCCAAGGTTTATTTCAAGGGCATGGGTCAGGTATACTTCCGCTTCAACGTTTTTGCCTTCCCCGAGTAAGATTTTCCCCAGCCCTATGGCACTCACAGTTGTAGGATCATCTTTATAGGAACTGTTGAGGTCAATCGATTTGCGGAAGTATTCTCTGGCATTCAATATATCACCTGCAAAATGAGCCATCACGCCTGCTGTTTCATATGCCCTTGAATCAGGATTTACCTTTGAGAGAAGGTCATGTATAAGTTGTGTAGCCTCCTGCTTTTTCCCTTGGCATACATAGCAATACCCGAGCATTTCATAAGTGTCCCAGTAAGAAGTTGAGTTCAGTTCAAGCGACTTTTCAAGCCAGGATTCTGCTTTGGGCAGATCTCCCAGCAACCTGTATATCCAGCCCACAATCTGAAATGGAATTGCATTTTTCGGATTCAGTCCTGCAGCTTTCTTTTCCCATTTCAGGGCTTCAACAAGATTTCCCCTCAAAAAATATGACGTACCCAGGTTTCCTATTGCCTGGGCGTTACTCGGATTAAGTTCAACGGCTTTTTGGAGGAAAACAAAAGCCGTATCATACTTGTGTGAATATGTGTAAGCGTTTGCAAGGGCTTTGTAGCCTTCGGACAGCGAAGGATCCAGAGAGACTGCAATCTTACCTGCTTTTATACTTGAATCAATCCAGGCCACTTCTCTGCCAAACCGGCTGTGCATCTGGCTGTATGCATCCCCAAGGCCGGCCCAGGCAAGGGCATAATGCGGATCGAGTTCAATAGCTTTCCTGAACTGCTGTACCGCCTCGTCGTTGCTTTTATTGTCATACCGGTAATACAGCGTCCTGCCCTTCAAATAATAATCATATGAATTTGAGTTAAGGGTATGAACCTGGTCAAGCTTTTTCTCCTCAATATTATTGATTTTAATATTCAGAACCGACCCGATATTTTTTGCAATATCACTTTGAACGGCCATGAGATCCTTGCCGGTTCTCTGGAATGTTTCGCCCCATATGTATTTATTCGTGGCACATTCAATGAGTGTGGCTGAAATCTTTATAAGGTCGCCGGACCGCCGTACGCTTCCAGTAAGAATATTGGATACATTCAGTTCACTTGCAATTTTTTTGTATGAAAGATCATTACCCCTGTAATCCTGGATTGACTGTCGGTTAATAACATGCAGTTCACCCAGGATGGATAAATGTTCAATAATTTCATCTGTCAGGCCATCGGCAAAAAATTCATCATCCTGATTACTGCTCCGGTTTTCAAATGGAAGAACGGCAATTGATATCTTTCCCTCTTCCTGTGGATGTGCCAAATTTTTCCGGTAATAGAAATAAACCAGCAAAAAAACAACCAGGGTGAGAATCGCGATAATAGTCTTTCGGGAAAGATTCTTTTTAAAGCGTTCAGGTGCTGTTGCATCCGGATTGGATTTAAGGACAGGTGCATGGGCGTGACTCTCTGCGATTAAACCTCCGGCAGTTTTTAACTGAACAGATGTAATGATTTGACCGATGGCATTGGCTGTTTTATTGATCTGATCGCGATAAACCGTTTTGCCAAGGTTTTCCGACCGGTTATCAGATGCCAGTAATGGCCTGTTAACTCCGGGGCTTTTAAAAATAAATGAAATGGCCCTTAGGGGACTGCCATTTTCCTTTTCGAAAAGACTCTGATCAGATGCGCTGATTTCATGGATTTGCACGGGAAGGATACGGCTTGTGACATTTTTGTCAGAAAGTTTAATATTCAGACCAACATGGTCATTTGATGCCATGTTCCTGAATGCAATGAATTCATTGTTCCAGGCAAAGCTTTTTATATCACAATACGTTTTCGAAATAACAGGAATCAAAATAATGCATTTCAGACGGCCTTCAAGGCTTTCATCCACATTATGATTTTCAAGGAGCCCGTCACACGGGTTTGTATCAAAATAAACGGAGAGCCTTTCTTTTAAAGTACCTCTTAACTCCTTCTGAAGATTCGTGACAAAGTCAGTTACCCAGCCATCAAGGTTATCGTTTTGCCGGTAACTGATGAAAATATCATATTCAAAAGAAGGCACCAGGCTTGCCATAGTTTTAACGGGATGGTATTCGGTATGTCACTCCGTTGCAGGAAAAGCTTCCACCCACGGCAGGTTCACCATTGCGGGCATGAATGATTCCGGCTACAAGTGCGCATGCCATTGATGTGCCCGACATCACCATATATTTCCGGTCAGGCCAGGTTGAAAAAATGTTAGAACCGGGGGCTACCCAATCAACCGCAGGCTGACCGTAATTTGAATATGAGGCACAACCCGAAA
The Bacteroidales bacterium genome window above contains:
- a CDS encoding tetratricopeptide repeat protein, which gives rise to MASLVPSFEYDIFISYRQNDNLDGWVTDFVTNLQKELRGTLKERLSVYFDTNPCDGLLENHNVDESLEGRLKCIILIPVISKTYCDIKSFAWNNEFIAFRNMASNDHVGLNIKLSDKNVTSRILPVQIHEISASDQSLFEKENGSPLRAISFIFKSPGVNRPLLASDNRSENLGKTVYRDQINKTANAIGQIITSVQLKTAGGLIAESHAHAPVLKSNPDATAPERFKKNLSRKTIIAILTLVVFLLVYFYYRKNLAHPQEEGKISIAVLPFENRSSNQDDEFFADGLTDEIIEHLSILGELHVINRQSIQDYRGNDLSYKKIASELNVSNILTGSVRRSGDLIKISATLIECATNKYIWGETFQRTGKDLMAVQSDIAKNIGSVLNIKINNIEEKKLDQVHTLNSNSYDYYLKGRTLYYRYDNKSNDEAVQQFRKAIELDPHYALAWAGLGDAYSQMHSRFGREVAWIDSSIKAGKIAVSLDPSLSEGYKALANAYTYSHKYDTAFVFLQKAVELNPSNAQAIGNLGTSYFLRGNLVEALKWEKKAAGLNPKNAIPFQIVGWIYRLLGDLPKAESWLEKSLELNSTSYWDTYEMLGYCYVCQGKKQEATQLIHDLLSKVNPDSRAYETAGVMAHFAGDILNAREYFRKSIDLNSSYKDDPTTVSAIGLGKILLGEGKNVEAEVYLTHALEINLGEIRKNSQDKNIPFNISGIYAILGQHDKAFEWLSKAIQSGWIDYAQLEYGPWFAGYRNDPRLISTVKTLSRKTSEMLAKTREM